CTGGTGGACTTCTCCAGCGTCTGGGAGTACGAGGCTAAGCACGCACTCCAAACTGTGCGTTCTCAGACCATGCAGCTGCAGGAGGCAGAGAGGGAAGCGCGCATCCAGCGTGGCAAGCTTGACGATGCTATCCGTGCCGCGCACAAGCAGGGCGTGACTATGTACCGCCTCGCGAAATCCACGGGCTTCTCGCAACCGACAATTAAACGTATCGTGAAGTAGGCGCGAAAAAATACCCCCATCCTGGCCGTAGCCAAGGTGGGCACACCACGATCGCGCCCGCACAGCACACTAGACCACCACAGGAAACCACCATGACCACATACACCATCACCAACCTGAACACCGACGACCAGGTCACCGCCAACGACCACGATCACGTCAAAGAACTGATCACCGACTGGTTCCATGAACCTACCGATGAAGAACTCGACGTCCTCGACGAGATGGACCACCCGCCCGGCGATTTCGACGCCGACGACTGGCGCCTGGCCTACTTCGGACTAGAGATCACCACCCCCTAGACATAAGAAAAGACCCCGCCCCGGCAAACGCCGGAGCGGGGTCTAAACAATCTGGGGGCGGAGATTTCACAACTCGCCGGCCGCTCGCGCGGCGTAAAACTCCTCCTCGGTAAGAAACGGCGGCCGCGGCATACTCTCGGCAAGCCAGCGGTGATACACGTCGGTGCGCTTAAACCGCGCCTCCAACTCGGCCATTTTCCTGTTCACCGCCCGGTTGACATCAGCCTGCACCCGAAGTTGCTCGGTCAAGTATTGCACCGTATCCAGCAACTCGGGCACCTGCGCGACATTCGCCTCAACCGCACGCGCCGCCTCCTTATCCGACTTGGCCTTTTCGTCCGCTACAGCCTTCGCCCGCTGCGCCACCACGCCAAACGCGGCCACGATCAACGTCGAACACACAGCGGCCAGAAACTCCCAGCCATTCGAGATCGGAGACAGATCAAAGTCGGGCGACATCATCCCCCCTCCAAACTGACGGCATGAACCGACCGCGCCACACGGTATACACCAAAAACAGCGCTAAGCCGATATAGATCACACCTCGCGCCAAAAACGGGGTCAGATGCTCAAGCACCACTCGAATCCAGTCAAGCCACCCCCAATACCCCGGAATATGCACCGGCTCGGTCCACAGGTACAGCACCCCCCACGTGGCGAGCACCATACCGGCGACGACCAGGGCGGCGCTTTCCACCCGTGGTGAATCACGTCGAAGCGCGATCCACGAAAGCAGCGCCGACGCCCCCCACACGATCGGCGAGATCCACCAATAGCGCACCTCGACAACATGCCGAAATATAGACGGCGCGTCAGAGAAAAACGACAGCGAGCGCCCGGTGAACACCAACGCGAGAATGAGCAGCACCCCCTTGTCGGTCGCTACCCAATCCCGAAACGCCCGCGCGCCGGGCCGCCACCTGCCGGGCAGGTGATCAATCGGCACGATGCCGGCCCCCGTCAACCAACGACGGGTCTAACGGGTCGCCGACCCCCAGCGACGCCACCGACGTAAGTGCCGAAAGCACCGTCGCGGTGCCCGCGATCCCCAGCGCCTCAACCCATCCGAGATCCCAGATCGGCGACGCCGCGCCCACGCCGAGAGAGGCGACAAGGGACTGGGCGAACGTCTTAGCCGCGCGCTCCGCGGCCTGCTTCCAAAAGGCAGTAGACCACATGGCTATACCTCCTTCTTCGCCTTGAGCACGGCCATCTTGTCGAAGGTGTCGGGCACGCCGACCTTCTCGGCGATCGCAGACTGCAGATCGTAGGCAGTACGCCGACCAGACTGCGGCAGACCGCGATCATTTTCACCCGTCAGCTGGAAGTAAATCTTGCGAGCGTAGTCGAGCAGAGTATCGATTTTGCCCTCGAGGCGGGCCGCCTGTTCAGCATTCACGCTGTCCTCCTTAGAAGAAGTGGGATTGAATATCGCGGCGAGTTCATCAAGCGAGCCGCGAAACGCGTTGACATCCACCGGGTGCTTGCCGGCTACGATGCCGTTGGATCCGAATTGCAGAATGTCCGGCCGGCGGTCACCGAGCGGGTAGCGCCACCCAGAGTGACCGTTGCCGCCGTCCCGGTCGTAGGTAACGCGCGGCGCGCCGGTGCGGTTATGGCCGTAGTTGGACACCCAGAGATAGCCGAGACCGTCCATCGACGGTTCGCCACCGGGCATATGCTCCCAGTACCACGCGCCGGAATAGATGCCGGGCACGTAGTAGCCGCGCTTTTCAAGTTCACGCTTCGCCGCCCACACGTCGTCGCCGGTGAGCAACTTGCGCTGATTCTGGCCGACAGATTCGACGTCGATCCACACGCCGAGGTCCTTTCGGCCGCCGAGTTGCCGATCGATGACATCGACCTGCTGGGCAATCGTGGTGCCCTCCGACGGGGCACGCAGATACCAGTAGGTAGAGACCAACAGGCCATTGCGCTCCGCGTCCTCAAGATGCGACCGAAACGTTTTGTCCACGTAGGTGCCGTCGCACAGACGCAGGATCACAAACTCGATACCTTCGGCCTTCGCTTTGCGCAGCGCAAGGCCGTCCTGGTGCTCCGAGATGTCGATCCCGAATCGCACCCCGGCCAGATCTTTCAGCGACGAGCGGACCTGGCCTGGCCACCGAGCGCCGTCAAGCATCACCGCCGGATTCAGACGGCCCTTGCCGGGCGGCACCCAGGAGAACTCGTGCCACTCGAAGTGAAGGTGGGGGGCGACGCCGCCGTTGGTGGCGCGCTCGCCGTTGATGCGGCCGATACGCTGGCCCTCCTCGACGCGATCGCCGACAGACACCTCCGGAATGATGTGGCCATAGACCGTCTCGCCGCCACCATTCGACGCCGGGTGATCAATCGTGATCCAGTTTCCGAAACCGGACGCCGGGCCCGATCGGGTCACCGTGCCAGACTTCACGGCGAACACAGGCTCGTCGGCGCACCCGCCCTCCTTGCCATAATCAACGCCCCAATGAAAATCGCCCCACCGCGGGCCGAACCCGCTCGTGGTCACGAATCCCTTGGGGACAGGCATGCAAACCATAGAGAAAACACTCCTCTTCTTTCGTTTCTAGATTTTGCGGTACAGATCCGGCGCGCCCGGCGGGATAACGTCCGCGCGGTGGTCGCACAAGACCTCCCACACCCCGCCGCCGAAATTGACCCGGTCGCCCTGGCAGAGATCGACATCAGCCTCCCAGCGCGGGGCGAGGCGCCACCGGCCGGCGTCAGGATTCGACGGCACCGGCCGCCTCCTCCGGAACCGGTGGGGGCACAGCGACATAGCCGCGGCCCTGACCGGGCGGGGTGGACACCGGCGCGGCAGACGACACCTGCCACACCCGCTCGGACGCCCACACCAGATCGCCGTCGATAAACGGCTTCGTCGGGTCGTACTCGAGCACCCCGGTCATTCCGGCGTATGGGCTCGACTCCGGAATACGCGCCTCGACCGGGGCGAGCGCCGGCACCGTCGCGCGCATATTGCGCACCGCGTCGGTCGCGCCCTCGGCCTTCGCGCGCTCCGCCTCCCGACGCTTCACCTCATCATCGGCCGCCCAAAGACGATGCCGAAACAACCCCTCATCACTAAGCCTCATCACAGCAAGACGAGCCGCCTCCGGGTACTCCCCCGGATCCAGCCCGTCAAGCGCTTCACGAAAAACATCAAGAGACATGCAAAAACCTTTCAATAGTGGAAAACCCCCACCATCGGCAGGGGTTAGTTTTCAGGTGGGAAGTTCACGATCTGCACCGACACGGAGCCGTTGTTCTGCGCATTCGTGGTGACGTTTCGGGCCTGCACGATGAGATTCATCGCATTGTCTGCCGGGGTGGAGATTTGGCCTGCCCACACGCGGATTGTCTCGTGGTCGACGAACGTCCAAGGCACAAGTTCCTTCTTGAAACTGCTATCACCCTCAAGTTCGACTCGGAGCCCGGCGGCCGACATGCCGGTTGCGACGATGGTGACCATCGACATGCCAGCCGGCAGCGGAATACGAGTACCACCACCAACCACCCGGGTCATGTAGGCAACCTCGGCATACGGCTTGCCCTTGCGCTCCAGGACGTAGGTTTTCGGCAGCAGGAAGTCGATGTTCACATCAGGGGTGGTCATGCGGCCACCCCCTGCGCTAGGTGCCGATGATCGGCATGGGAATTACTCGGGCAACCGCCGTGCCACCAGCCGTGCCTATCGTCGTGCTGAGCGTTCCAACATGAATCCAGGTTTCTTGGCCAGGGCGTGCCACGACGGTGAAAGTTCGGCGTTCCCCAGAAGGAACCGCCGCTCCGCCACTGTCTGACGTAGCCATTGTGCGCCCGCTGGAACCGGCACCATTGTTCGTGTACAGCCAAACGTTCTGGTCTACCCAGTTTTGCAGCACGATCTGATAGGCAAAGCCCTCCGCGATCTGCGTCCACGCGGTGTTCTTGTCGGTCCTGTAAAGGACCGACGACACATCGCGTTTTTCCCATTCGATAGCGAACGGCATGAACAGATCCACATCGATGTTCGGGGTGGTCATTTAGCGCACCCCCCCCCCGCAGTCGCTACGAGGTGGTGACCTCGAAGTCGATTGTGAGGCTGGCGGGGATCGCTTGTACCGCTAGTCGCGCCCCAGCGTCCAGTGCGCCGGTTGAGCGGAAGTACACCCACTGTGGCTGCTCGGAGGAAACGCGGGCGAAGCCCCTGCGCTGCTTCCTGGTGGTTTCCGCGTCGAGGGTCACGACCGCGACCTTCTGCGACATATCCCGGTTCCACACATGAAACGCTTCGACCTGCGCCCGCCCGTCCCAGGCGATGATCAAATCGTGTACCCCTGGTTCCAGTTCGAGGTACACGCCGTGCACGTCCGGGGGATAAACAATCGGCATTGTGCCGGTGCCACCGCCGGGCTGCTTCGCCACCCGCTCCATGATGATGCCCGCCATCTACACCACCGCCCCGGCGCGGCGCGCTACTCGAAGTTGAGGGGGTAGACCTCGATGGTGCCGGTCGCGTCGGTTGTGGTGCGGGGTGATGCTTCGAGACGTACCTGGTCGCCCTCGATAGCGCCGACGGTGACCATCCGAGAATTGCGCGACCCCCCCCGCCTTTGCCGGAATAGTGTCGAGCTCGATTCGCTCGCCCCCTCGCACGAGGTTGAGCGTCACTTTCTCCGGCCCCGCCCACGAGGCCACGACCCGGCACGGCCCCGGCACAAGATCAATGTTTGACGAGGCTCCATCGGCTCGGGTCAGCCAGGAATAATCCTTCTTCCCGCCGACGGTATAGCCGTACGGCAGCGGGATATCGATTGTTGACATGCTTCTCCTTTCAATAGACAGGCCTGTCCACCTCACGGCGGTCAGGGTTTACTCGTACGGGTAGAGCGTGCAGATCAGGCGGAAACGATCACCTGCAAGGCCGGATGGATTCGCCTGCGACCAGGCGCTCGACCCGGACCCGGCGGATAACGCCGGGCCGCCGTTGGCGTTCTGGCCGTTGGTTTCCCAGATTTTCCGGTCCTGGATCCACAAGACCCTGATTTCCTCGTACGCGACCTGGCCGACGCGCACGCCCCAATCCGTGGAGTTGGCGATGATTGAATACTGCAGGTGGATATAGCCCATCCACCCCGCCTTCGGGGTCAACGTAATTTCAGTGTTCCGAGAGGCGTCGACGGTGACCCAATCGTTCGACACCTTCTTAATTCCGGCTTCCGAGGTGATATAGACCAGCCGGGCGGCGGTGCGCTCAAGTTTCGCCACCACCGCATCGCGCGCTTCGAACGCCTCCTGGCGGGCGGTTTCAGCATTCGAGCGCTCAATCTCAGCCGCCTTGCGTGAATCTTCCGCATCAGCACGACCAAGTTCAGCCCGGCGCCGCTCGTTTTCAGCGGCGGCGCGTTCTTGCTCCGCCATCGCCATAGAGGCATGCGAGGCGTACATCGCCGAGAACGACGACCGCCGAAACCCCTCCGCCTCATCACGGCGCGCCTCCGCGTCGGCGCGTTTCGATTCAGCATCATCACGCGCCGATTCAGCCGCAGACCTCGCCTGCTCGGCGGCAGCACGATTATCCTCGGCGCTGGCACGCTCCAACTCGGCGAGCATGCGCTCGTTTTCGGCGGCGGCGCGTTCTTGCTCCGCCATCGCCATAGAGGCATGCGAGGCGTACATCGCCGAGAACGACGACCGCCGAAACCCCTCCGCCTCATTGCGTTTCGATTCAGCCTCCGCGCGCTGATCTTCCGCATCAGCGCGGGCAAGTTCCGCTTCATTGCGAAACCCCTCGGCTTCGCCGCGTAGCCGTTCGGCTTCACGCGCCGCCTCCTCGGAAAATCCCTGCGCAGAGACCGCATCAGCCGACGCGTCCTGCGACTTCTTCGACGACTTAGACGACGAATCCGACGATTGACGTGCCGAATCCGAATACCCCTTCGCAAGATCCGACGCCGTCGACGATTCCAGCGACGCCGACTCGGCGGCCGCCGCCGACACCCCCGCGTCCTGGGAGTGCTGGGCCGCCTGATCGGAATGCTCACCGGCGCGCACAGAATGCACCGCCGACTGATCCGAATGGCGCCGCGCGGCTTCCGAGTGCTCAAACGACAGCACCGAATAGGACACGCTCGACGCCGACGCGGCATGCGACGCCTGCGACGCCACCTGCGACGCCGCCGACGATTCGGAGGATTGCAGCGACGCCAACTCGGCCCGCCGCGCATCCTGCCCCGCCGATTCGGAATGCCGCGCGGCTTCCTCGGAGTGCTCCCCCGCCTTTACGGAATGAGCCGCCGAGGTATCCGAATGACCCCGCGCCTGATCCGAATAGGTCGACGCCTCCAACGAATAGGACACACTGCGGTCGGAGGCTTCGCGGGCCTGCTTGACGTAGCGGGCGAGACTACCGTCCGCATCGCGCACCTCAGACAGGGCGGTATCGGCGGCGAGTTTCGCGTCACCGGCGGTGCGCTCCGCGGCCCGCGCAGTACGGGTCGCCGCCCCGGTCGCCTCCGCTGCCTCGCGGCGCTCACGGCGCACCTGCCGATCCAACTCACGGTTTTGAGCCTCCCGGGCAAGACGGTCAGAAAAGACCTGCCCGCCGATATGCACCCGCTCCCGATCCACCTCAGTAACGAGTTGGTCGGGAAGGAGCCGGCCCCATACGAAAACCGGGACCCGGTCGTTGACGCGAATGTGCTTGCCGGGAATTTGCCGACCCAGACCAGCAAGGGTGATGTCACGCTCGAAAAACGACTGCCCGCCGGTACGCGCCGCGGCCGCGTCGAGTACCTCCTCGACGGTAGAGGTTTCATCAACCGCCGAAATCGACACGTCCTCACGGGCGAACCGGCGCCCAAAACGGCCCGAGGGTTGCTCGGGCAAGTCGGCGACGTAGCCGAGTTTTCGCCCATCGGGCAACTCCGGCTCATCGACATCTTCGAGGTGAGTAACGTCCCACGCTCCCCACGTAAACGCAGCGAGCGGGCGCATCACCGTCATTTCACCACCGTCGGCGATAAGCGGCGCGGTCATGATCTACCCACCTCCTGCACACACACCCGCCCCACCGGGTGGTTGAACGTTTTACGAACTGGGGGGCCAAACCGCTCGCCTGTGGCCTTATCGGGTGCCAGGCGAGGCCCGCGCACCGTAATCGGTGGATCCCCCGGCCACCACAACTCCACCCAGACGTTGACGCCGGCGGATTCGGCCGGGGCGAGGATCGTAGACCACAGCGGGTCGTCTTGGACCTGTATTGTGATGCGCTCGCCGGATGCCGACGCCACCCCGTAGTCGACAACGAGGTGGGGGTCGGTCCAGCCTTTGAGCGCATTCACCGCGTCGAAGGAATCCTGACAAAGATCGCGGATCACGCGCACCGCCGGGCCGGTAACGGTGTACCCGTCGGCGCGGGTTGCCAGTTCCACCGGGGCGAGTTGGCGCGGCTTGCGATACGGCCCGCCGGCGTCCTCGCGCCATTCGGTAAACTCGCCGCCTTCCCAGGTGTGCGGAATCGACGGGCACGGGTGCGCATCCAGAAGATCGGTCAGCGACACCCCGCCGACGGTCAGCCGCTCCGGCGCGTCCGCCGGACCCTCGCCGGTAGCGAACACCACATCAAACGCGAGCCGGATACCAGGCCGAGCGATCACCACAAGATAATTGCCACCAGTGGCCGGCGCGAGGTAGCCCGATTCATCGAACACGCCGATGTTCGGAGCGAGCAGCCGCTCGACGATCCCGTTTGTGGGGGCGATACGCCCCCGGGCGGGGATCACCACCTGGTGGTCGGCAACAGCGAGACGAGTACGCGGCGCCTCGACCGATTCAGCCGCCGGGAAATCACAGACCGGAACACCGTCGGCGTTGGCGAGCCCGATCCACTCGCCGGTATCGGCGACGACTTGGTTCACGTGTTTTTGCCACTCGGGAAAATCCACCTATGACCTCCACGGCGAATCGAAGCCGGTATCCCATTCGAGGCGCGCCCCGGCAAAGATGCCGAATCGGCGAGCGGCCCCGGGTGGCACCGGCTCGGTGATGAACCCGCCGCGCAGCCGCGCCCACAACGCCTCGTCGATCGACCCGTCGGGGCGTAGCAACACGCCGGATTCAACCGGGTCGAGATAGAGCACGCGCTCCTCTGCGGCGGCTGGAATAGCGATCCCGGCGCCTGACGGTAACGAAAGTCGCCCACCGGCCCCCTTCCACCGCAATCGCGGCCATATAAAGGCAACCCCCCTATTCGTAACGGTGACGCTTTGCTTCGATGACGACCCCGTCTCATAGAACAGCCCGGAATCGGACACCACCGGAACGTCCAGCGAAATATGCCGCTGCTCCAACGGCGACCGATCCGGCTGCGGCATACCTTCATCACCGAGGCGGACCTCCATCCACCGCGGCTGCGAAAGCCCCGGCGCGTAATACTCAATACGCCCCGCCGAATCATGCGACCACGCCGACACCCAGCCCGGCCACACCTCGCGCATCGACAATCGCGCCGCCCCCGGGTCGACCAGCACAGAAAGTGTCGCCGAAACCGGCTCCACCCGCGACGACCCCGGGCGCACAACCTGACCGGGCACCCCGGCAAGCCGTAGACCCTCGGTGGCGCGCTGCGGCTTCAAGCCGCTAGCACCTTCAGCCAAAAGCAGCACACCCTGCTCGCCGGTAGACAAATTCCACCGGCGGCCCCGCGGGTCCACGTACTCGATGGTGTAGTCAGCCATCGACAACCTCCCTACTTCCTAGCGACGAGCGCGGACGAGATCACCCGCGCCCGGCCGGCCTTGCTGCTCAAGTTTGCGGATCCGCAACTCGAGCCCATCGACATCACCGACACGATCGAGCAACTCGTCCACCTCCGCCGCCGAATAGGCGGCCTTATCGGTAAACGTCAACTCGATTCGAGACGGCTCCCCGCGCGACACCCGCTGAATATCGACCGCGTTCTCGCGCTCGAAATCGGCCATCGCGTCCAGGCGGCTGGCGACGACCGAATCCTCGGTGCGCAGCGCCTCGGCTCGAAGTTTCGACGACTCCGCCATCGATTCGAGCGACGACGCCGCATCACGCAGCGGACGGGTCGCCTCGTTGAGAGAGACCTCATCTTCGAAGTCCTCGACCTCGCGCTGCTTGGCGGTTTTCTCATCCGCAATCGCGGCGAGATCCGCCGAGAGTTGGAACGCCTGCGCGGCCCGGTCCGGGTCGCCGAGCACCGACTGTTTCAGCAGCGCCTCGGCCTTATCGGCGTTGCCCCACTTGTACAGGTTGGCAACGTCGTTTTGCAGCCGGTCGAGTTCGCGCGCCGACACGCCAAACCCCTGATATTCAGGCATGGCCTGCAGTTCGGCGATGCGCGCCTCGTTGCGACGCAGCGCCGCCTCATCGCGGCTGCGCACGCGCTTGTTGTAGCCGATCGACAACGCGTTGCCCCAGGACCACAACCGGCCCTGGATTTCAGCGTTCTCGGCATACAGCGCGGCGACCTCCTCGCCGAGACGCGCCCCGGCCTTATCCATACCGAAGGCGGTGCCGGTCATTTCAGCCAGCCGCGCCGCCGCGGTTTCGAGGTCCTGCGTCGTGCGCAGCACGGCACGGTTCGCCGCGCGCTGCGCGTACGCCGCCTCGATCGCGTCAGCGGTCGCGTTTTGCACGTTCGCCATACGCGTCAACTCGGCGGCGTCAACCTCATGCATCAGCGCCTTGACTTCCGGCGAGATTTCACGCTGGGTTTCCAGACGATCCACCATCGCCGCAATCTCGTTGTAGCGATACCGGTCGTACGCCAAAGACAGGTCCCCGTACGCCGCCGCCGACTTCGCGGCCTCGGCCTGGATACCTGCCTGCAGCGCGGCCTGCGCTTCGGCGACAGTTTTGTCACCGTCGAGGCGGCTACGCACAAGCGCCGCATTCGCGTTACGCGAATCCATCGCCGCCTTAGTTTGGACGATCGTCTGGCGGACAAGGTCCATACGCAGGCTGGCGACCATTTGACGCTGCTTGTCGACCAGATCGGAGATCTCACGAATCGACGCGGCGAACGCGCCGAGCGCGTTAGCGAACGCGATACGCCCCTCGGTAATCCGGCTGATGAACTTGTCGGCGAGTTCGACGACCATCTTGCCGACCTTCACGATCGCAAACAGGCCGGCCACCGCCACGCCGACAGAGATACCCGCCGGGCCCGCCGCCACGGCGAGCGACTCAAGCGCACCGGTCGCCTGCGGAATCGCAGACGCCACAAGACCAGCGGCCTGCGGAAGGTGCGTGCCCACCATTTGCATGATCTGAGGGGTGGCGGCCTTCAGCCGGGCAGCGGCCTGCTTCGCGCCGTCCGAAATCTGCGGCAGAATCGAGTACAAGGACATGTCCAAGTTCTCGACCGACGCACGGCGCGCAGAGGCAAGATCAAGTTCAGCGTTGGCGATTTGCTCGGTCAGTTTCGAGATTTCATCGGCCCGCTTTTCCTCATCCTCCTCTTGCTTCACGCCCAGGTCCTCGCGCAGGCGCGCAAGGTCCTCCTCGGCCTTTTCCACCTTTTCGCTTGACTTTTCGCGCTTCGCCGACAG
Above is a genomic segment from Corynebacterium lujinxingii containing:
- a CDS encoding holin, with translation MWSTAFWKQAAERAAKTFAQSLVASLGVGAASPIWDLGWVEALGIAGTATVLSALTSVASLGVGDPLDPSLVDGGRHRAD
- a CDS encoding GH25 family lysozyme gives rise to the protein MPVPKGFVTTSGFGPRWGDFHWGVDYGKEGGCADEPVFAVKSGTVTRSGPASGFGNWITIDHPASNGGGETVYGHIIPEVSVGDRVEEGQRIGRINGERATNGGVAPHLHFEWHEFSWVPPGKGRLNPAVMLDGARWPGQVRSSLKDLAGVRFGIDISEHQDGLALRKAKAEGIEFVILRLCDGTYVDKTFRSHLEDAERNGLLVSTYWYLRAPSEGTTIAQQVDVIDRQLGGRKDLGVWIDVESVGQNQRKLLTGDDVWAAKRELEKRGYYVPGIYSGAWYWEHMPGGEPSMDGLGYLWVSNYGHNRTGAPRVTYDRDGGNGHSGWRYPLGDRRPDILQFGSNGIVAGKHPVDVNAFRGSLDELAAIFNPTSSKEDSVNAEQAARLEGKIDTLLDYARKIYFQLTGENDRGLPQSGRRTAYDLQSAIAEKVGVPDTFDKMAVLKAKKEV